The sequence below is a genomic window from bacterium.
CACGACGCTTAATCTCATCCCAGGCAAGTAACAGGTCTCCTGGACGCTCATCCGCTAACAGAGAAAATACTTGCGCCGCCTGCATAATGTCTTTCTCCATCTTATCGGGCATGACTACTTCCCGTTCTTGCGAGACAATTAGCTTGTGGAAGGCAAACCTTGCCGAAGTGGGGACATTCACCAAAATGCCGCCCCCATTTACTACCACCCCCT
It includes:
- a CDS encoding GSU2403 family nucleotidyltransferase fold protein encodes the protein MSRFNVAAQPLRFLDYLIENPEQGVVVNGGGILVNVPTSARFAFHKLIVSQEREVVMPDKMEKDIMQAAQVFSLLADERPGDLLLAWDEIKRRGKGWVKRVSAGLSVMEKRHRAGYEMVLTILPELKKS